In Scatophagus argus isolate fScaArg1 chromosome 3, fScaArg1.pri, whole genome shotgun sequence, the genomic stretch taaaataaaaagctgttcACGCAGGGTTCCATACATGTAATGTTACAGATAAAAACTGTTCAATGACTACAGTGGAATAGAGGATGAATGATGATGGATCACTATTCACATCTTCCAGcctttaaaatgtaattttgatcAGACCACTCTTCAAAGAATGAGCTTCCAACTTTTACGCATTCCTATATGGAACATTTTGTGTATAAATCACATGTGTCTGTTGCATCCGAATGCTATCAATTCATTATACATTTACCTTTGTAGAAGACGCCCCACACTCCTTTCTTCTCAGACAAGAGCCAGCTGTTGAGGCGAGGCACCTTTTTGAGGTATGCACAggtgcagacaaacagcagtcCGAATACCAGGATGCCATCGAAAGAGTACACTGTGGATGAAAGGAAACATAACATAGAAACAAAGCAAGAATAACACATACAGCCCGTCTTGTTGTGGattataatttatttacaaGCTGTGTTGTTGACTCTGGTAAATCCAGACTTGCTTTCAGTTGAAGCAACATCTATAGTTCAA encodes the following:
- the tmem167b gene encoding protein kish-B; translation: MTNVYSFDGILVFGLLFVCTCAYLKKVPRLNSWLLSEKKGVWGVFYKAAVIGTRLHIAVALSCLAMAFYVIFLK